CGGCTACCAGCTGAACTACGTCCACCACACCGCGACCGAGGACTCCCGCGCCGCCGTGGCCATCGCCGACGCCCTGGAACAGGCGGGCTTCGACGTCAGCGAGACCGAGGTCCCGCAGGAGACCTACTACGACACGATCGGCGTCGTCGACAACGGCTACGACATCTACCGCAGCAACTGGGGCCACGACTGGCTCTCCAGCTCCACGGTGATCCCGCCGCTGTTCGACGGCCGCCAGATCCAGGACGGGGCCAGCAACTACAGCCACCTCGCCAGCGAAGAGGTGAACGCGGAGATCGACCGCATCCGGAGCATCACGGACCCGGCCGAGGCGGCCACCGCGTGGTTCGAGCTGAACAAGACGATCCTGGAGGACTACCTCCCGGCCGTCCCGCTCTACTACTACAAGCAGAACATCCTGCACGGCTCCCTCGTCGGTGGCGCGGTCTTCAACGACGACCTCGGCACCGTGGACATGAACCGGCTGTTCGTCATCCAGGACTAGCGCGGACGCCCGGAAAGACAGCCCAGCGGGTGCCCGCCCACACGGCGGGCACCCGCGCCCCGACTCCGGCCGACTCACCCGAAGGCTGCAACGCGATGCTCCGATTCCTGCTGCGGCGATCACTGGGCGCCCTCGCCATTCTGCTGATCATCAGCGCCGTCACGTTCTTCCTCTTCTACGCGATCCCGCGCAACCCCGCCCTGCTCGCCTGCGGGAAGAGCTGCACGCCCGATCAACTAGCCATCGTGGAACGGAACCTGGGCATCGACGACCCCGTCCCTGTCCAGTACTGGGACTACATGACCGGCATCTTCACCGGCCGTGACTTCCCCGCCGGCGACTGCCCGGCCCCCTGCCTGGGGTACTCCTTCACCAACAACACGCCCGTCCTGGACACCATCCTGGACCGGCTGCCGACCACGATCTCGCTGACCCTCGGCGGCGCCGTGGTCTTCCTCACCCTCGGCCTGGCCTTCGGCATGCTCGCCGCCTGGCGTCGCGGCACCCTGCTGGACAAGTCGATGAGCTCCACCTCGCTGGTGCTCAGCTCCCTCCAGATCTACTTCATCGGCCCGCTCGCCCTGGCGGTCTTCGTCTACAACGACGGCGACT
Above is a window of Streptomyces sp. NBC_01803 DNA encoding:
- a CDS encoding ABC transporter permease → MLRFLLRRSLGALAILLIISAVTFFLFYAIPRNPALLACGKSCTPDQLAIVERNLGIDDPVPVQYWDYMTGIFTGRDFPAGDCPAPCLGYSFTNNTPVLDTILDRLPTTISLTLGGAVVFLTLGLAFGMLAAWRRGTLLDKSMSSTSLVLSSLQIYFIGPLALAVFVYNDGDFHLFSQPEYVPFTEDPGGWFSGLLLPWLVLSTIFTANYTRMARAELIEQLQEDHVRTARAKGLAKSTVFFRYAWRGSLIPIITIFGIDLGSLFGGAMITEVTFTLPGLGRLAVDSVTQSNLPMLMGVMLFAALMIVLFNILVDACYALIDPRVRLA